A stretch of the Bos indicus isolate NIAB-ARS_2022 breed Sahiwal x Tharparkar chromosome 13, NIAB-ARS_B.indTharparkar_mat_pri_1.0, whole genome shotgun sequence genome encodes the following:
- the LOC109568087 gene encoding dihydrodiol dehydrogenase 3-like has translation MDPKYQRVKLNDGHFIPILGFGTYAPEEVPKSEALEITQLAIEVGFRHIDCAHLYQNERQVGQAIRSKIADGTVKREDIFYTSKLWSTCLQPELVRPALEKSLKNLQLDYVDLYIIHFPLALKPGEELFPKDENGKIIYDSVDFCRTWEALEKCKDAGLTKSIGVSNFNHKQLEKILNKPGLKYKPVCNQVECHPYLNQNKLLEFCKSHDIVLVAYGALGSQRLKNWVNPNYPILLEDPVLCAIAKKHKQTPALVALRYQIQRGVVVLAKSYNRKRIKENMQVLDFELTPEDMKAIDGLNSNIRYYDLVFLADHPDYPFSEEY, from the exons ATGGATCCCAAATACCAGAGGGTGAAGCTTAATGATGGCCACTTCATTCCTATCCTGGGATTTGGAACCTATGCCCCTGAGGAG GTTCCTAAGAGTGAAGCTCTGGAGATCACCCAATTGGCTATAGAGGTTGGGTTCCGCCATATTGACTGCGCTCATTTGTACCAAAATGAAAGGCAAGTTGGACAAGCCATTCGGAGCAAGATTGCAGATGGCACTGTGAAGAGAGAAGACATATTCTACACTTCAAAG CTTTGGTCCACTTGCCTTCAACCAGAGTTGGTCCGACCAGCCTTGGAAAAGTCACTGAAAAATCTTCAACTGGACTATGTCGATCTCTACATTATTCATTTTCCACTGGCTCTGAAG CCAGGAGAGGAACTTTTTCcaaaagatgaaaatggaaaaattatatatgaCTCAGTGGATTTCTGTCGCACGTGGGAG GCCCTGGAGAAGTGTAAGGATGCAGGGCTGACCAAGTCCATCGGGGTGTCCAACTTCAACCACAAGCAGCTGGAGAAGATCCTGAACAAGCCGGGGCTCAAGTACAAGCCCGTCTGTAACCAG GTGGAATGTCACCCTTATCTCAATCAGAACAAACTGTTGGAGTTCTGCAAGTCACATGATATTGTTCTTGTTGCCTATGGTGCTCTGGGATCCCAACGATTGAAAAATTG GGTGAACCCGAACTACCCTATTCTTTTGGAGGACCCGGTTCTTTGTGCCATTGCCAAAAAGCACAAGCAGACCCCAGCTCTGGTTGCCCTTCGCTACCAGATACAACGTGGGGTTGTGGTTCTAGCCAAGAGTTACAACAGGAAGCGGATCAAAGAGAACATGCAG GTTCTTGACTTTGAATTGACTCCGGAAGACATGAAAGCAATTGATGGCCTCAACAGTAACATACGATATTATGATTTAGTCTT